The Chryseolinea soli nucleotide sequence GAAGGATCTGAGAGATAGTGATATCGCGCAATTTATTTCTGTTTATGAGAGTAGTAAGGCAGATATTTTGGATCCAAACTTCAAATTTAAAACGCTCAGAGCGCTCGAAGATACAAAGAATGGGATTTTGATCTATTTTCAAGAGGGTTCAGGTCCGGATGTAAATTTCTTTTGGGACAGAATACGCGAAGAAAAAATTGAGTATAAAAGAGTCAATAAAATGGCGAAAATACTGAAGCGAAAAAGGATTGCAAATCGAATGGAGTTAGATTTTGTCATTGATTGCATTGTGCCCTATCAGCAAGAGGGATTAATTAATGAGGGAGAAAGTAAAATGTTAAAAAAAATGATTGGTGATTTTGAAAAGAAGGGAAAATGAAATGCGATTATGGAGCCACCTAATGTATTTTTGTGAGTTTGAGACAAGTTGTTCCGAAATAGAACTAACGCGAATCTTTTTAATAAGCTTGCACGTTGGCACGTAATTGATAATTATGAATAAAAAGAGGTTAACGGCTATGAAAATCTCTGCCATTCTGATTTTGGCTCAGGCTAATTGAATAGGTTCGGTTGAAGAATTGTCAAAAATGACAGTCTCCAGTACAATATTGTATGCCTTTAACCTTGCAATGAGTTTGTCTTTATCCGCATCTTCATCAAGACAGATCTTTTCTCCTTCAACAGTCTTTAAAAAAGCTTTGTAGTACTTATGGTGAATGTCTATTGACCGCGTAAGTTGTCTAAAGGTCTGAACATCATTTACCCGGTTTATAAAGATCTTTTCCAATCCTGAGAATTTATATTTGTCAAGGTAGACATTCCCAAAAATCCAAAACCCCTCCCGGATTTCTTGCCTGTCCATGTCCACGACAACGATCTTCCTACCTACCCAGATGACCACTGCAATAAGGTTCGAAATTATATAGACTTGTAGACCAACGTCAAAAAAAGTAAGCGAAACCACCTTGTAAAGGGTTGCTAGAAATATCAGTAAACCGATGATCTTGACCCAAATTGGGGAAAGATCCTTTTTAAGAGTAACGACTTTTTTCATGCTTGCATTTGTAATGACGAATGTACGAAGCGGGACACAATTGACGAAGATATGATCTTTGGCGTGATCATAATGTTTCATGCCATTGTGGAAATGGAATTACTTCGTGACTGTTTTTTCTTAAATAAGGAGAAAGACAACGGTTCAATCCTCATACCGTTCAAGACGATTTTTCAGCAGCGTGATTTGCACCTGCTGCTCTTCGATGCGCTGTAACAGATGAATGATGGTATCGATCCCTTCTACATTAATGTCCAAATCGGCATGCAGCCGAACGATCTTTTCCAGTCTCTCGAGCTGTACGCTCGGAATAAACAGCGTTTCTTCTAGGGTCACCGTTTCAATCATTCCATGCTCCTGCAGCGTGCGGATGAAAGACAGCTCAATGCTATGATGAACACAAAAATCCAGGGCAGATATCATTTCCGTAGTTTGCATTGTGACTTATTTAAGTTGTGATAGTTCTGAAAAAAGTTCGCGTTGCTTATCGGTGAGGTTCGTAGGGAGCTTCACGTCGAAGGTGACATAGAGGTCGCCGGTTTGTCCTTCTTTTTTATAGACTGGAAAACCTTTTCCTTTCAGTCTCACCTTGGTGCCAGGCTGGGTCTCGGGATTCACTTTTAATTTCACTTTGCCACTCAATGTGTCAATGGTCGTTTCGCCTCCCAGCACCGCTGTATAAAGATCGATGGTGGCGGTGGTGAACAGGTCATCACCTGAACGCTTGAAGGTGGGATGGGAGGCGATCTGGAAGGTAATGTAAAGATCGCCGGCCGGGCCGCCGTTGGCTCCCGGGGCGCCATAACCTTTCAACTTAATGACCTGACCATTTTCGATGCCGGCGGGAATGGTGATGCGGATGTTTTTGCCGTTTACGGTAAGGGTTTGTTGGTGGGTGACCATGGCGTCTTCCAGGGTTTGGTGAAGTTCGGCGTGGAGATCCTGACCGCGGAATCGGGCTTGTTGTCGCTGCCGCGAGGCGTCGCCAAACATCGATTCGAAGAAACTGGAGAAGTCGCCGCTTTCGTCGGAGAAGTCGTAGCCGGTGGTGGTTTGGTGTTCCTGACGCGGTGGGCTTTGGCGTTGTTGTTCGAAGTGTTCGGCGTGTTGCCAGTCTTTGCCGTATTGGTCGTACTTCTTTCGCTTCTCGGGGTCGCTGAGCACTTCGTTGGCCTCGTTGATCGCCTGAAATTTCTTGTGGGCCTCTTTGTCGTTCGGGTTCAGGTCGGGGTGGAGCTTGCGGGCCAGTTTGCGATAGGCCTTTTTGATGTCGTCGGCCGAAGCGTTTTTATCGATCCCCAGGACTTTGTAGTAGTCAATAAATTCCATAGGTGAGCAGTTAGGCTATACCTAAAAATAACGCATTCCGCTATGCGAATGTTAATGGAAGACGGAATTATTGGTGGAGCATGAGTTTCAGAAAGATTTGTACGGCCCGCCTGGAAGTTGTCGATGTACTTTGTTTTAAATGAACCCAGGTTATCC carries:
- a CDS encoding DnaJ C-terminal domain-containing protein, with the protein product MEFIDYYKVLGIDKNASADDIKKAYRKLARKLHPDLNPNDKEAHKKFQAINEANEVLSDPEKRKKYDQYGKDWQHAEHFEQQRQSPPRQEHQTTTGYDFSDESGDFSSFFESMFGDASRQRQQARFRGQDLHAELHQTLEDAMVTHQQTLTVNGKNIRITIPAGIENGQVIKLKGYGAPGANGGPAGDLYITFQIASHPTFKRSGDDLFTTATIDLYTAVLGGETTIDTLSGKVKLKVNPETQPGTKVRLKGKGFPVYKKEGQTGDLYVTFDVKLPTNLTDKQRELFSELSQLK
- a CDS encoding chaperone modulator CbpM, with translation MQTTEMISALDFCVHHSIELSFIRTLQEHGMIETVTLEETLFIPSVQLERLEKIVRLHADLDINVEGIDTIIHLLQRIEEQQVQITLLKNRLERYED